The Prunus dulcis chromosome 3, ALMONDv2, whole genome shotgun sequence genome segment AATAGATTCAGAAACGCGTAGAGAAGCTGCAAAAGCATACCTTTATTTTCTGCTAAGCCTGCTGAACCAGAAAGCGAAGGAAGTGGAAACGGGTGATGGGGTGTGAATGAATGAGGCTGCTcgaggagaaagaaaaaaggagagagagaagaagaagagagtaaAGGCCACTCctttttgctattttttttgtgtgagATTTTGCTTCACAGATCGTGCAAGCAACTGTTTCTTCTAGTTTGCATTGCTTTCTGGTACGGGGGGTTTTCTCGGCGCTTTGCGCGTTTGTTATAGaatccaagaaaaatataaaagaggGAAAGAAGGAGGAAGTGTGAGAATTTTGTTTGGGTCCCACTCAAACTGCCCTTTTTCGTCGAAACAAATATGCTTTTTTGGAAGTTCTAAAACTCAATCCCAAACTGAAGATTTATTTGTGAAGCtgttcttactttttctaATGGTGCTTATGACTTTTGGATTTCTTGCAAAAAGAGAAATTagttttgggatttttataGCCTAAATCATAGGGAGATTAGGCATGTTTggtatgaaaaatatgaagagaaaaaatgcataACTTGTTTTGGATTTAATACCATCCTTTTTCAACATTAAAAGTTTGAAGATATCTTGCCCTATATGTATTTTACATCTCTTTGATGCTTTGTTTGAATAAATGTTTGCTTTCAAAATTAACTTACCATAAACAAAGGTAACTTAAGTTACTTACTCAAAAGAAATCATAATAACCggcaactttttttttttttggttttttttttttttttttttatacaaacgatattgaGAGACGAGAGAATTGAATCTAAATGATATCAAAATAATGAAGGAGAGTTTATGTCTAGAGAACTATTCCAACTCTTAACCTTAATGTCCTCGTATACAATTCTtactttttaatatataaaaatgtaTATAGATGTCACACCAGTGTATTTCTCATTTGTGcatttcttaattttcctAGTTGTTTTGTTAACAAAACCTAATCATGTTGTTTCGATACAAACGAAATACCTAATTACGTTTTGCTTATGTGGTGAGGATATTTCAACACTATTGATCATGTTGGAGTAATGATGTAATTAACACCATTTGAAAAGTACACGAGACGGTTTatttccaaataatttcaagaaattttataatgaaagtgaagttaAAAATCCATTAGAAAGATTTATGTTTGTCATATTCATCCCTTTAATGagattaattatatataaactcATCATGAGAAAGCGTAAATGAAATCATTATTTGCATATCGAAATTGTTTTCATGATTGATAAACACAgattttattatgaaaatGCAACCAACTCCTTTAATTTCAGGCTGGGATGGTACATTTGTGGTTGGCCAAATTCCTATCAACTCATTAAGCTCCCATTCAAAATGCATTACCAACACGTCTAGTTTTTTGGTAGATTTCTATAAGAAAATCTTGGGGTCTCCTTCttaaagaatatatatatatatatatatatatatatatatatatattataagtTGAGGTtctcattttcaaattttttttttctaaagcCAATTTCCAGGAGAAGACTAAATCAATAATTAGCATATTTCAAAGttacatatttctttttgttttatgaagTTAGGTGCGATTAAATCAAAGTTCTGGAATATTCCTACATGTACTCATactttttctatatttataaatatatatatatatatatatatataattttctatttgttaTGGTCATAAAGACTTATCATGGGGTCAGGGGTCACCTTGTTATGAGAAATAAATATTGCAAAAAATATTGTTTCTGCGATATAATATCAgtgtttatttataaataaataaataaaagtgatataacataaatattataatattaatttttatattaagaGAGATTATATTGTGTAGTAATCACGAACTCCGAATTTTTTAACAAATGTAcaattttaactaaaatttatttatataaaataaaaaaataaaaacaaacgcGTTGTGCAACAAACAAAGGATCTTTGGATTAATATTTTTCCTAGACTTAACCtttcaacaaataataaaacgGGCAGTTCATAAATCTCAAAAAAATAAGTGTATGCTTCTATTTTATGGGGCATCtgctttaaaattaaaaaaattaaaaataaaaaaaagaggtcggtgcttttatttatttatatttgacTATTTAATTGCTAACAAATGGGTGTGACCAACTTTTTAATCACATCTCGATTAGATCGTGTCAGATAGtgatgttttcaatttcatcttcCCGTAACCAGGTGTGCCTACATGATTGTTATCGAGGGTGACAATTTAAAAATACAACAGCTGCATAAGTAATTTTGATTAGTCGATCATCAACAATTTCATTACCAGTAATTATTATAGTATAAATCTAGCTCCACTTGTTGGGTccataaaaaattatagtgCCAAAGAATGATTGTTTAGTAGCGCACGTTGAAGGAGTCCTTACAAGATCTATTCTATTGACGATTCACAATCATCCACGCATGCTACACGAGAACGATTTTTTTCAATATCCATCTTTAGGTTCCCCGCCATAGAGAAATGTGCATCTTAAAGTTTCATGTAGAGCATCACACAAACTTGGAGGGTGGCCAAGTTGATGTTTAGCTTCCTTTTGGGGTGAAAGTTATGCCCCTTAATCATTTTAGTACAACATCATCatggaggaagaaaagcaAAGCAGGTGGGTGCGTTGCATCAGTTCATGGAGGCATGCCCCAAAGCTTTGAAAAAGTTGTGGCCAAAGATAAAgcataaaaagagaaaagagacaataaagaattaggaaaagGTCACCTTggattctctctctccctctatcTATCTACCTTCAGACTTTTTTACAAGTTGAGATCTAGACGTGCTTGCTCCTACAGtgcaattatataaaaaaatataagaagcCATTTCTTTACTGACATCTGCTGGGCCAGCAAAAGACATAagaacttttcttcttttcatctcATATCAGTTAATATTTTATGTGAAACCTACTTTGACAGCTGATAATCAATCTCCAAAAACTAAATGCAGTTGGTGACAGAACTTAGTTGGGGAGTTGACCTTCCAACGGAAAACTAGATTTTTTATGCTCAAGAAATTGATTAGTATCTTTCAGTCGTATCAATTGATCCTTACGTCATCCATTGCAGGACAAAATTTCCACCTCCTCTTGAAACAACTGGCTGTATATCCTGCTCTCTTTCCTTGAAGCTTTTGCCTACTTAAATCCCATGACAACTGACAAGGTAACCAAGTCATGTATGCCACCTACCAGTCATCTATCTCTAATAAGTAGTAGTCAGtgagcaaagagagagaatttccTATCTAATTGTGCCCAAATTTCAGTACTGCCCTAATGAAATCCAAATTAACTGCAAATTTGTGCAGGGCAGATGAGGGACATGCCTTCTCTAGGCTCTTTCCATGGGACATATCTTTGATGGTGTTGTAAGTAAATGTAACCTGAAGCAAAGTTTTGGTTTGTTCTGGTTTTTGACATGTTTTCTTAATGACCTGGTGTAGGGCTCCCAGCAACCACCTTTATTGTTTATTCTTTGCTTAGTTTCTACCACCATTGAATAACAAGAGGACCAGGCTTAAAgcgaataatttaattttccaacaaaacaCCATAATATGATACTTTCTATTGCACCTTTACTTCTGTACTATTATATCATGCATCTTCTACTATAGGTGATCGAGTACAATTTTAAGATGTTAAATAACAAAACCATGGTGAGTCTCAGAACCATTTTACCTTTTTTGTTTGGCCAAAGAACCTTTGTAGCCTAAGTATAGAGGAGAATGTAAATTGAACAGGTGAAACCTTGACTGGCACATTTGCATGCTATGTTATGTCATCGTTTCCGGCCAGAGACAGTCTTCTTCACAGCTCCCACCGAGACCAAAAACTTATCAAGCGATGATAAAGTCTTCATGTCATCGGGAGGGAAGTAGCTGGCGGCCTTTCCCATAAGTGAAgtgaagagaagagagactGAAGGCCGAGTGACATAGCGTTCATCCAAAAGGTCATCCAGAAATGCAAATGCAGCTAACAAATCAGACCTGCTTGCATTGATTGGTGCAGCAAAATGAGCTGGGATTATTCTCTTGAACCTCCACTCCCGTGCAATTCCATCAACCCAATCCCTGACCTGAATTATTAAAATGCGAAGTCATTTTTGTGGGACACAAATAGCCATAATACTGAATTTCATGTACTTACTATAGTTTCTTGTCATGTTTGTTTGGTGAATGCATATCACCCATAGTATACAAGCGCAGAGTGTTGGTTTGATTatttcacacaaaaacaacACGCACACACGGgcaaagaaatcaaaatatcATTTAACCAGGCCTTTGTGCCTTCATCAGGCATGCTATATTTGGTGATTTCACTAATTAGTTTGCATACCAGAAGACTAGCCAAATTGAACATAAGATGTACAAGATCCGGCAAAGAAATTTGTATCAGAATGGTTCAACTACCTTTTCAGGGACTTTGCTGAAGACCAGAGTCTTTACAATGGGTGAAACAATCAGCTTTTGTGACATCTGAGCAAAGCTAGCATTAGGTTCCAACAGATTCGATGGACcaagaaacagaatttgaAGAACCATTCTTTCCCATCCTACACCAAAAATtcgtttttattcaatttttttttttttcttttcaaaatacaTACATGATAACCCTCATATTGGATTATCATTTTAGTAACATTCAGTCAAGAATAGAATTTTGGATTGGAAAGTGGAGTGAAGATTCAACCTTTTTGACGGTTCACCTTGTTGTCAACTACTGGTTCTTGAGGTACTTCTTTTCCTTTACTAAGAAGTTTTACAGCCAAACCATTCTTTGCAGATGCTAACAAGGATTCTTTGCTAATACAATCAGGTGGCTGTCTTGGCACAAAAATTACTGCATCCGTAACCAGCAGAGTTCTGGAAGGCTTATGATAGAAAGCTACCTCTACATATGGCCCAATACCTGAAAATTCACAAGAAAATGAGTTTTCCCAATAAATCTATAAAACAAAGTCTCAGATAGTACTTTTGCACTTTGTATTACCAACTTCTGGAGAACTTAGAACTTTCTGCTCAATTTCATAAGCCCATGGGGTGGACAAATCATCATCTTGTAAGGTTTTAGCACGAAAGATACCAAAAAATTCCAGTGGCAGATTCAAAGGCCAACTCCATTGCCTTGGTGCCACCCATACCTGAGCTCGAGGGAACTCTCTAGAAAATGGACCAACAAAAATTTTGTGCTCATAAGCAAATGTAGGCAGAACTATGTATTCTACAGGAGCTCCCAACTCTTTCAGAAGCTGCCAAGAGACACAAACGCTCATAAGAAGAGTATAGTTGGTTAGCATAAGCATCGGATATGCAGAAGTACGCAGAGTCACGAACAAAAAACATATGGGAGAAGATTCTGCAAGCAAGATAAACCTGAATACACTCCTTGGTTGGAGCGATGGGGGCATGAACCCACAGTCCTCCAGATTTAAGTTTGATGACTGTCATTCTAATGTTTGTTGACACACTGCTGAAGCCTAATGCTTGCTCTTGTTCAAACAACCATATGCAGCCTTTAAAAGCCTAAAACAAATGCagaaaagagaggagaagtTATTGTAAACgctacaataataaaactacTCTGATCATCCAGAACAAATATCTGCTCTGCACTCAAAGATCATACCTTTGTACACTCAATGAAATACCAACCAAGCACTTAAGGTTACACTTTTAAGTCAATAAAGCAACCCATCAATTACAGCAATTCGCACATCAAGTATGAAAAGCTATAAGGCCATCTTTGAGCAATCAATTGTGAAAGTTTCTCTCTTCATTGATTAATATCTGATAGGCTGCAATAAACGTGGCTTCTACTAAAGAGTGATAAAAAGACATGAAAATTGAGAACACCAGAGGACCAGGAATCCAATGTGAGCATCAAGAAAGAAATTTGTCATGCCATAAGCCAAATTACCAAATTTTAAGCAAGTCTCAGCTGAAAACAAGTACAGATATATTCATTGGAATAAAAGTTCAGACCAAAAAGCATTACAGTGATCACTAAGGTAACAGAGTCAAGAAGAAggtaaagaataaaaagagCTGACCTCAGTCCTAGTGGTGCTTCTATTGAGAAACGGACCCAGAGGAAAAGGAAACCCGGTGAAGTTGATGTAAAAGCGGCCACCACCTCTGCTTCTACTGGTGTTTGCAGAGTTGGTGGAGTTTGTTGAAGCAACCACCAAATTGATGGCATCTTCTCTGTTCTTGTTTCTGGGTTTCAATTGTAAACACAGACTCTTCAAGGACCCACCAAAAGGACTCCAACTTGGTTCTCTGAGAGAGACTGGGTTCTGCAAAATGGCGGATTTTGGTGAAGCAACGGCAATGGTTGCCATTATTTCTTCCAAACTCTCTTAATCCTTCGTCACAAACAACCAAACCACTCAGAGAGGTGTGGTACATAACAGAGAATCATAGGTTGCAATGCCAGGTTATGCTTTTGACACGTGGATGATCTAGTCGGATTGCCTGACATGGATTTTCTGTATATTTTAGATTAATTGTGGATGgtgaggaaagaaaaagacgcTTTACTTTTTTGAGAGCGAATATAAAAAGCCTTTAATATCAAATAGtgaaattcaaacaaaatttaacAAGGTCGAAATCTCTACATACAAATTtgatttgcattttttctcttggTCGAAATGGAGGCAGGAAGGATTATATACCTATAAACCTTGCCTTGGCTAATTTAGAAAGCAATTATTGAAACAGAAAAAGCAGGGGAAGAATGAGTTCTCTGTCATCCATTGCCTTGGGTTATTCACATTGCAGAATTGCAGATTATCtcgaagaagagagagagactcaTCCTCAGTGTCAGAAATATGTACAAccaatattcttttttaatgaaataacCATAATAAACAATGTTGTTCAAAATCCACCACCATCATACCTAGAACTACGCAGCACAAAAGTAATAGAACTATAAAAACATATTATTAAACACAAGTCTTCATACAAATACCCTGTATGTCCTAAGTATTCTGTATTCTAGCAAGAGCATTGCATATGCATGAAGCAATCCTCTGCTGGAAGATGTGATAATTGCATTGCATCTAATCTTCCTGAACCAAAATTTGAGAAACTAACATGCCCAAGTGAACGTCTACAAGAGCTGAAATGATTCTGACAATATCAGAGAAGGGTTGTGCTGAGATCAAGCAGCTTTGGTAGAAAAATAACATTGCATCATGGAAACTGGTACGTCGTCGAATTGAATACTAGAGTTACGGATAGGAGGGCACCATCATGTAGAAGAAAACTTATATTCACAGTGCTTGTAAACAAAGCAAGCCAATAGCACCTCAGGTGATGATTTCCCTGACAAGCCAATCCAAACTTGGATATGCAAAGTACAGAAGAAGAAACGATGGGAGAGCAAACACAACCGTGATAAGTATGTACAAAGCCAATATAGCTGCACAGGCAGGTATTACATATAAGATGATCAGAAGAAATATCACAACCAGTGGAAACTTTGCTGTCAAATGAACGAAGAAAAACAGCGACTTCCGAAGGGAAGAATGCAATCGCTCCACACTAAGGTAATTATTGACAAGGACATGATTCTGACCCGATGGCTCGATATGGCGAATATGGTGCACCCTCCGGTGGTGAGTGTGGCTCACTTGACTTCCCACGGATGCATTTCCATTTGCTGGCCAGACAGCGTGATTATCACCGGAGAAGGTAGAATGAGACTTAACCCTATCACCATTCATACTCTCAACCA includes the following:
- the LOC117621107 gene encoding uncharacterized protein LOC117621107; this translates as MATIAVASPKSAILQNPVSLREPSWSPFGGSLKSLCLQLKPRNKNREDAINLVVASTNSTNSANTSRSRGGGRFYINFTGFPFPLGPFLNRSTTRTEAFKGCIWLFEQEQALGFSSVSTNIRMTVIKLKSGGLWVHAPIAPTKECIQLLKELGAPVEYIVLPTFAYEHKIFVGPFSREFPRAQVWVAPRQWSWPLNLPLEFFGIFRAKTLQDDDLSTPWAYEIEQKVLSSPEVGIGPYVEVAFYHKPSRTLLVTDAVIFVPRQPPDCISKESLLASAKNGLAVKLLSKGKEVPQEPVVDNKVNRQKGWERMVLQILFLGPSNLLEPNASFAQMSQKLIVSPIVKTLVFSKVPEKVRDWVDGIAREWRFKRIIPAHFAAPINASRSDLLAAFAFLDDLLDERYVTRPSVSLLFTSLMGKAASYFPPDDMKTLSSLDKFLVSVGAVKKTVSGRKR
- the LOC117621108 gene encoding uncharacterized protein LOC117621108 isoform X1, which codes for MWNFASSCIAGSVGLKNDSLRPTQAASECSDDEGSSVVGREEGLECPICWESFNIVENVPYVLWCGHTLCKNCILGLQWAVVKFPTLPIQLPLFISCPWCNLLSFRLVYRGNLKFPRKNYFLLWMVESMNGDRVKSHSTFSGDNHAVWPANGNASVGSQVSHTHHRRVHHIRHIEPSGQNHVLVNNYLSVERLHSSLRKSLFFFVHLTAKFPLVVIFLLIILYVIPACAAILALYILITVVFALPSFLLLYFAYPSLDWLVREIIT